In one window of Nicotiana tabacum cultivar K326 chromosome 12, ASM71507v2, whole genome shotgun sequence DNA:
- the LOC142167242 gene encoding uncharacterized protein LOC142167242, whose protein sequence is MESGTDQTMQLHLNVLTKTPLQYLHDLVTHHVTPIDEDLLRQNPMEDEGDDESTAKNFKQVAREGDLSPTTNAKEPFQKKGLIDRYKKRLNMETAYTNINGQIWLFFDAVVEWELVEDTEQQVTVRVFHHDLGHHMMMTFVYAKCSAMERLGLWDHLYYLASDMELPWLVGGDFNVILHEYEKIGGLPVHPPEYEDFAFCVNSCGLFEQGYKGSPFTWWNGRSNDECIFKRLDRIFVNFPFQNMLPTIEVEHLIRTGSDHAPLLMTCGVQTTNFVKPFRFLNFWTKHATFMDVVRQNWEADFIGDQFLMFKQNIKRVKAALSKWNKETFGDIFKQLAILEDIVRVKEMLFEEEPTTENRIVLQKAQFELKKYLNIEEQYWKKNAGMTWFAEGDRNTNQEQLATAAVDFYQKQFTNEGDASEFTLLNNVPSMVTMDQSLELSRLPTIEEVRAVVFELSGESASSPDGFTGLFYQTCWDVIGSDIHNMVLHFYGGAALPKSITHTNLVLLPKKPRVETFSDLRPISLSNFINNVLSRVLHDRLEIFLPSLIAPNQSGFVKGRSTFENILLTQEIVIDIRLRGKPANVVIKLDMAKAYDRVSWKYLLHVLRKMGFSEHFINMVWNLMSNNWSLNKLFEDKSFVGFGMPKWSDSLNHLAYADDTIIFASTHPPSLSKIMVVLGNYEKISGQMINKDKSSYYMYSKVANGLFQAVGAITGFARGKFPFTYLGCPIFYTRRRKDYYEDLIKKVKAKLLSWKGKLLLFGGKATLISSVLQSMPIYMLSVLDPPKSILGHLHKTFARFFWSTKEEGRSRHWASWQNLCLPKEEGGLGLQEVEELRQGETWDDQLLDQTFNEEIAEHIRLNVHYEGSEGYWDKPYWMLTPSGKFSVSSAWQILRHRADPNQEFKLMWIKGLPFKISFFLWRLWRQKIATDDMWRRQE, encoded by the exons ATGGAATCTGGCACTGATCAAACCATGCAACTACATCTTAATGTTCTAACTAAGACTCCTCTACAATATTTACATGATTTAGTTACACACCATGTGACACCAATTGATGAAGACTTACTGAGACAAAATCCAATGGAGgatgaaggagatgatgaatcaaCTGCCAAAAACTTCAAACAAGTGGCTAGGGAAGGGGATTTATCACCCACAACTAATGCTAAGGAG CCTTTTCAAAAGAAGGGACTCATTGATAGATATAAAAAGAGGTTGAATATGGAGACTGCTTATACAAATATTAATGGGCAAATATGGTTATTCTTCGATGCAGTGGTGGAATGGGAATTAGTGGAGGATACTGAGCAACAGGTGACTGTGAGAGTGTTTCACCATGACCTGGGGCATCACATGATGATgacatttgtttatgcaaaatgttcaGCAATGGAGAGGTTGGGTTTGTGGGATCACTTGTATTATTTAGCAAGTGATATGGAATTACCATGGTtggtaggaggggatttcaatgtgaTATTGCATGAATATGAGAAAATAGGGGGACTTCCAGTACACCCTCCTGAATATGAGGATTTTGCATTTTGTGTAAACTCTTGCGGTTTATTTGAGCAAGGGTATAAAGGAAGTCCAttcacatggtggaatgggagatcCAATGATGAGTGTATATTCAAGAGATTGGAtaggatttttgtgaattttccatTTCAGAACATGTTGCCAACTATTGAAGTTGAGCATCTAATCAGAACTGGATCAGATCATGCACCATTGCTAATGACATGTGGGGTGCAGACAACCAATTTTGTCAAGCCTTTCAGATTCTTGAACTTTTGGACAAAGCATGCTACATTTATGGATGTGGTGAGGCAGAATTGGGAAGCTGATTTCATAGGGGATCAGTTTTTGATGTTCAAGCAGAATATCAAGAGGGTGAAGGCAGCACTCTCAAAATGGAATAAGGAAACATTTGGTGATATCTTCAAGCAATTGGCTATTTTGGAGGACATTGTTAGGGTGAAGGAGATGTTGTTTGAAGAAGAGCCTACAACTGAGAATAGGATTGTACTTCAAAAGGCTCaatttgaattgaagaaatacttGAATATTGAGGAGCAGTATTGGAAGAAAAACGCTGGGATGACTTGGTTTGCTGAAGGAGATAGGAATACAA ACCAGGAGCAACTGGCTACAGCTGCAGTGGACTTCTATCAAAAACAGTTCACAAATGAAGGTGATGCTTCTGAATTTACCTTGCTCAATAATGTACCTTCAATGGTCACTATGGATCAGAGTTTGGAACTTAGCAGATTGCCAACAATTGAAGAAGTAAGGGCAGTAGTTTTTGAGCTTAGTGGGGAGAGTGCTAGTAGCCCTGATGGATTCACTGgcttattttatcaaacatgctgggatgttattggttCTGATATACACAACATGGTGCTACACTTCTATGGAGGAGCTGCATTGCCTAAATCCATCACTCATACCAATCTAGTGTTACTGCCCAAGAAACCTAGAGTTGAGACCTTCTCTGACTTAAGACCTATTAGTTTGAGCAACTTCATTAACAACGTTTTGTCTAGGGTGTTACATGACAGATTGGAGATTTTTTTGCCATCTCTAATAGCTCCTAATCAATCCGGATTTGTAAAGGGTAGGAGTACATTTGAGAACATCTTATTGACTCAAGAAATTGTCATTGACATAAGGTTAAGGGGAAAGCCAGCTAATGTGGTAATCAAGCTTGATATGGCTAAGGCCTATGATAGGGTCTCATGGAAGTACTTATTGCATGTGCTAAGGAAGATGGGATTTTCTGAACACTTCATCAACATGGTGTGGAACTTGATGTCAAATAACTG GTCTTTGAATAAGCTTTTTGAAGACAAGTCATTTGTGGGATTTGGAATGCCTAAGTGGTCTGATTCTTTAAACCACTTGGCGTATGCTGATGATACGATAATCTTTGCGTCTACTCATCCTCCCTCTTTGAGCAAGATTATGGTAGTGTTGGGGAACTATGAGAAGATATCAGGTCAGATGATCaacaaagataagagttcatactaCATGTATTCAAAGGTTGCTAATGGATTGTTTCAGGCAGTTGGAGCTATTACAGGATTTGCAAGAGGTAAATTCCCCTTCACATATCTAGGGTGTCCTATTTTTTACACTAGAAGGAGGAAGGACTATTATGAGGAtcttatcaagaaggtgaaggctaAATTGCTTTCATGGAAAGGAAAACTGCTATTATTTGGAGGAAAGGCAACACTCATCTCTAGTGTGTTGCAAAGTATGCCAATTTACATGTTATCAGTCCTTGATCCACCAAAAAGCATCCTAGGGCATCTACATAAGACTTTTGCTAGGTTCTTTTGGAGCACAAAGGAAGAAGGGAGAAGCAGACACTGGGCTTCATGGCAAAATCTTTGCCTTCCTAAAGAGGAAGGGGGGCTTG GTCTTCAGGAGGTGGAAGAACTGCGGCAAGGGGAAACATGGGATGATCAGCTGCTAGATCAAACTTTCAATGAGGAAATTGCAGAACATATAAGGCTAAATGTGCACTATGAAGGCAGTGAGGGTTATTGGGATAAGCCATACTGGATGCTAACTCCTTCAGGCAAGTTCAGTGTTAGTAGTGCTTGGCAAATATTAAGGCATAGGGCAGATCCTAATCAGGAATTCAAGTTAATGTGGATTAAAGGTTTGCCattcaagatatccttcttcttgTGGAGATTGTGGAGGCAGAAAATAGCCACCGATGACATGTGGAGGAGGCAAGAGTAA